A window of the Streptomyces griseochromogenes genome harbors these coding sequences:
- a CDS encoding GNAT family N-acetyltransferase — MRDVIRSITEADWPEVAALEAGAYADTALAEGEAALRSRASAGTCFVLDLDGRLAGYVLALPYPMFRYPDLARAERVAHHSPNLHLHDLVISAPLRRRGLGSRLVGHLTDAAGARGFRTMSLIAVGGKEPFWRANGYRAHRGARLPAGYGSDAVYMSTRLAAHREAS; from the coding sequence ATGAGAGACGTCATACGGAGCATCACCGAGGCCGACTGGCCCGAGGTCGCCGCCCTGGAGGCCGGGGCGTACGCGGACACCGCGCTCGCGGAGGGCGAGGCCGCGCTGCGGTCCCGGGCCTCGGCGGGCACCTGCTTCGTCCTGGACCTCGACGGCCGGCTCGCGGGTTATGTGCTGGCCCTGCCGTACCCGATGTTCCGCTACCCCGACCTGGCCCGGGCGGAGCGGGTCGCCCACCACTCGCCCAACCTCCATCTGCACGACCTCGTCATCAGCGCGCCCCTGCGGCGCAGGGGACTGGGCAGCCGGCTGGTGGGGCACCTGACCGACGCGGCGGGGGCACGCGGCTTCCGGACGATGTCGCTCATCGCGGTCGGCGGCAAGGAGCCGTTCTGGCGGGCCAACGGCTACCGGGCCCACCGCGGGGCCCGGCTGCCGGCCGGTTACGGCAGCGACGCCGTGTACATGTCGACGCGGCTGGCCGCGCACCGGGAGGCGAGCTGA
- a CDS encoding phytanoyl-CoA dioxygenase family protein: protein MHQPSPYLHRAASGRPYFSADGESYLAPTPLRDLEKSRPLRVLSEEDFAFWQTYGYVVVREAITPGEAKGLLTFAWDFQGLDPDRPETWYEEPEFRSELDRHLFIYGFVEAYHHQLLWDSRQTRRVYDAFVDVWDCEELWVTLDRLNLNPPNVRTRSRSLIEPTDEGFDIELHWDVDTTLAVLPQRVQGIIALGDARPELGGFQCAPELFRRFERWRTAQPAGRDPVRPGTDRAEFPVVRPELQAGDLLIFNGLLAHGVAPNSSAGGVRAVQYLSMMPALEEHTELRGSRVESWRTLATPDWNATLLGDARRPEALRYGTAELNDLGRKLLGLDSWAAQ, encoded by the coding sequence ATGCACCAGCCCTCCCCCTACCTCCACCGAGCGGCGTCCGGCCGCCCCTACTTCAGCGCGGACGGCGAGAGCTATCTCGCCCCGACCCCTCTGCGCGACCTGGAGAAGTCCCGGCCCCTGCGAGTGCTGTCCGAGGAGGACTTCGCCTTCTGGCAGACCTACGGCTATGTCGTCGTCCGGGAGGCCATCACCCCGGGCGAGGCGAAGGGCCTGCTCACCTTCGCCTGGGACTTCCAGGGCCTCGACCCCGACCGTCCCGAAACCTGGTACGAGGAACCGGAGTTCCGTTCCGAGCTCGACCGGCACCTGTTCATCTACGGCTTCGTGGAGGCCTACCACCACCAGCTCCTGTGGGACAGCCGCCAGACCCGGCGCGTCTACGACGCCTTCGTGGACGTGTGGGACTGCGAGGAGCTGTGGGTCACCCTGGACCGGCTCAACCTCAACCCGCCCAACGTCCGCACCCGTTCCCGCTCCCTGATCGAACCCACCGACGAGGGCTTCGACATCGAGCTGCACTGGGACGTCGACACCACTCTCGCCGTGCTGCCGCAGCGGGTGCAGGGCATCATCGCGCTGGGCGACGCCCGGCCCGAACTCGGCGGCTTCCAGTGCGCCCCGGAGCTGTTCCGCCGCTTCGAGCGGTGGCGGACCGCCCAGCCGGCCGGCCGCGACCCGGTCCGGCCCGGGACCGACCGCGCCGAGTTCCCCGTGGTCCGGCCCGAACTCCAGGCCGGCGACCTGCTGATCTTCAACGGGCTGCTGGCGCACGGCGTGGCGCCGAACAGCTCCGCGGGCGGCGTCCGTGCCGTCCAGTACCTGTCGATGATGCCCGCCCTGGAGGAGCACACGGAGCTTCGCGGATCGCGCGTCGAGTCCTGGCGCACCCTCGCCACCCCCGACTGGAACGCCACCCTGCTCGGCGACGCGCGCAGGCCGGAGGCCCTCCGCTACGGCACCGCCGAACTGAACGACCTGGGGCGGAAGTTGCTGGGACTCGACTCCTGGGCGGCACAGTGA
- a CDS encoding DUF6271 family protein → MNRICLCLPTNRACPATITAVHREAAYAADRFGADVQLLILDSSDARTRAEHARVAAALPRAAGVTVHHLDERSQRAFLRRAIARTGLPGPDRLLGLLLPPGVSYGSCTDRAFLLAAALGCHSVHRRDSDSTYQLLDGEPVHPVHHELPWLGRPAAEASAAVTRTDLDPAHAHRPVSMAGASFIGELSVDIGEIRHLDEGVYHDVVGLWAPADASPEQRCALVEESFTGAGTAPFTGDHSTLTLVDPMRVDMCNIAFHRDVYERIPLPPATDTIGSDYFLIHLVHDATLPGILHNRHIENFYTPERRTDAGFSAYQTRFVKFLLSMLHFHHVYDRMTAEGPRLLDDRQHVRADRIVAFLRDSTWLDPAENVWRLDRLDTGYRKLGGRYEEFAEHLAGRRERLLAEARRDIEDFALLVEAWPALVDAARRTGLGPGGR, encoded by the coding sequence GTGAACCGGATCTGCCTGTGCCTGCCCACCAACCGGGCCTGCCCCGCCACCATCACCGCTGTCCACCGGGAAGCGGCCTACGCCGCCGACCGCTTCGGCGCCGACGTCCAGCTCCTGATCCTCGACTCCAGCGACGCCCGCACCCGCGCCGAGCACGCCCGCGTCGCGGCAGCGCTGCCCCGGGCGGCCGGGGTCACCGTGCACCACCTCGACGAGCGGTCACAGCGGGCCTTCCTGCGCCGGGCGATCGCACGGACCGGCCTGCCCGGCCCGGACCGGTTGCTCGGCCTCCTGCTCCCGCCCGGCGTCTCCTACGGCTCCTGCACCGACCGGGCGTTCCTGCTGGCCGCCGCGCTCGGCTGCCACTCGGTGCACCGCCGGGACTCCGACAGCACCTACCAGCTCCTCGACGGTGAGCCGGTCCACCCCGTCCACCACGAACTGCCGTGGCTCGGCCGCCCGGCCGCCGAGGCCTCGGCCGCCGTCACCCGCACGGACCTGGACCCGGCCCACGCCCACCGCCCGGTGTCGATGGCCGGGGCCTCCTTCATCGGCGAACTCTCCGTCGACATCGGTGAGATACGGCACCTGGACGAGGGCGTCTACCACGACGTGGTCGGTCTGTGGGCGCCCGCCGACGCGTCACCGGAGCAGCGGTGCGCGCTGGTCGAGGAGTCCTTCACCGGAGCGGGCACGGCCCCCTTCACCGGCGACCACTCCACCCTGACCCTCGTGGACCCGATGCGGGTCGACATGTGCAACATCGCCTTCCACCGGGACGTGTACGAGCGGATCCCACTGCCCCCGGCCACCGACACCATCGGCAGCGACTACTTCCTCATCCACCTGGTCCACGACGCCACGCTCCCCGGCATCCTGCACAACCGGCACATCGAGAACTTCTACACCCCCGAACGCCGCACCGACGCGGGCTTCTCGGCCTACCAGACGCGCTTCGTGAAGTTCCTGCTGTCGATGCTCCACTTCCACCACGTCTACGACCGGATGACCGCCGAGGGGCCCCGGCTCCTCGACGACCGGCAGCATGTACGGGCGGACCGGATCGTCGCGTTCCTGCGCGACAGCACCTGGCTGGACCCCGCCGAGAACGTGTGGCGCCTGGACCGCCTCGACACCGGCTACCGCAAACTGGGCGGCCGCTACGAGGAGTTCGCCGAGCACCTCGCGGGACGCCGCGAGCGGCTGCTGGCCGAGGCCCGCCGGGACATCGAGGACTTCGCCCTGCTCGTCGAGGCCTGGCCCGCACTGGTCGACGCCGCCCGGCGCACCGGACTCGGACCCGGGGGCCGGTGA
- a CDS encoding type III PLP-dependent enzyme, with amino-acid sequence MTVEISARLAAALAAAPADRLVYDLDGIEAQYDRLPAELPGVRVRFALKACPVDEVLRCLADRGAGFDAASPAEIVQALHTGVPVDRIHYGNTVKSDADIAAAHRLGIRTFATDSVQDVRAIAEHAPGARVFCRLATSGDGALWGLNRKFGCSAEDAVRILTTARACGLVPAGLSVHVGSQQLTGEAWQQAFDALAGVLVPLAGLGIVPDHVNLGGGLPALGYLDRHGNPLDAPLDKILTVIREGMEYLSGLTAAPLAFVMEPGRHLVADHGAVRAHVYRLTERAQPDGTRARWLYLSVGKFNGLYEMDQVRHRLVFPTRADADGEDDAAYVSAVVAGPTCDSDDAYGGGRHPVRVPRALASGDPVWILSAGAYATSYTTQGFNGIRPLPCVCARGPEGHH; translated from the coding sequence GTGACCGTGGAGATCAGCGCGCGGCTGGCCGCCGCACTGGCCGCCGCACCGGCCGACCGCCTGGTCTACGACCTCGACGGCATCGAGGCCCAGTACGACCGGCTGCCGGCCGAGTTGCCCGGCGTCCGGGTCCGCTTCGCCCTGAAGGCCTGCCCCGTGGACGAAGTGCTGCGGTGCCTCGCGGACCGGGGTGCCGGCTTCGACGCGGCGAGCCCCGCCGAGATCGTCCAGGCCCTGCACACCGGCGTGCCCGTGGACCGGATCCACTACGGCAACACCGTCAAGTCCGACGCGGACATCGCCGCGGCCCACCGGCTCGGCATCCGCACCTTCGCCACCGACAGCGTGCAGGACGTGCGGGCGATCGCCGAACACGCCCCGGGCGCCCGGGTGTTCTGCCGCCTCGCCACCAGCGGGGACGGTGCCCTGTGGGGCCTGAACCGCAAGTTCGGCTGCTCGGCCGAGGACGCCGTCCGGATCCTCACCACGGCTCGTGCGTGCGGCCTCGTCCCTGCGGGCCTGTCCGTGCACGTCGGCTCCCAGCAGCTGACGGGTGAGGCCTGGCAGCAGGCCTTCGACGCGCTCGCCGGCGTACTGGTGCCGCTCGCGGGGCTGGGGATCGTACCGGACCACGTGAATCTCGGCGGCGGCCTGCCCGCGCTCGGCTACCTCGACCGGCACGGCAACCCCCTCGACGCGCCCCTGGACAAGATCCTCACCGTGATCCGCGAGGGCATGGAGTACCTGAGCGGCCTCACCGCCGCCCCGCTCGCCTTCGTCATGGAACCGGGCCGCCACCTGGTCGCCGACCACGGCGCGGTCCGCGCCCATGTGTACCGGCTGACCGAGCGGGCCCAGCCGGACGGGACGCGCGCCCGCTGGCTGTACCTGAGCGTCGGCAAGTTCAACGGCCTGTACGAGATGGACCAGGTGCGGCACCGGCTGGTCTTCCCCACGCGGGCGGACGCGGACGGCGAAGACGACGCGGCGTACGTGTCCGCCGTCGTCGCGGGCCCGACCTGCGACAGCGACGACGCCTACGGCGGCGGCCGGCATCCGGTGCGCGTACCGCGTGCCCTCGCCTCCGGCGACCCCGTCTGGATCCTGTCCGCCGGCGCCTACGCCACCAGCTATACGACCCAGGGCTTCAACGGCATCCGCCCACTGCCGTGCGTGTGCGCACGCGGCCCGGAAGGACACCACTGA